The DNA segment cactctctgtgtcacgctgagtatccccgagaactacgttaagggtacacgtgtctgtggagtgctcagccacttgtacgttaatttcacgagcaggctgttccgttgatcggatcaaccggaaccctcatcgtcgtaaccgacagagtgcttcttCTTCAATCTGTAACCAACAACACTGTTGTCTGCAGAGatctaaaatgaataaataaatgtccaTCCATCGTCTGTTGTCACCGTTATCCTCTTTCAGTCAATCAGAGGACATAACGTTGATCCTCCATCTTCTTGGACGGTTAACACAGTTTGTGGGACATATGCTAATGAGTTTAAGATGGTGGTTGTCGGCTGCACTCTGTTAGCGaaacatgaagagagagaaagagagagagagatttactcatacacacacacacacacagctttcaAGAATTAAACAGATGCACGCCAAAAGAACGAATGGAATATTCGCACACAAGACATGGATGTCTTCTTAGGCAGACAAGCTGTTGAAAGATTAGCATTAATTACGGCAGATAATTCTGAAACTTAAATTCTAATTAaattctttcaatcaatttttaaaaatatttatttctttaaattcttttttttttccaggtttTCATCATAATTTTACCATCCACCTTTACCATGCTTCATTGGTTCAATggagtttttagttttttttttttaaattgctgcaGATTTTCTACAGGCCTGATCCCCTTCCATGGGCCAACTCACATCTGTTTCCATATAAGGTAATATATGGACAGATTATAAAGTATTTTCGTTAAAGATATCCCCTTCCCAAGGGCTGGGATATACAAAAACATGTCATAATTTTTAGTCCTTCTCTACATGGCCACCACCAATGGCGACACATTTCTCCCATCACTTTATGCAGCTGTGATGAtctggagccaagactttacctcAGAAATAAGTTCGTCATCAACCAAAAAGTGTTTCCCCTTCAAAAAAGACTTTATTGctggaaagaggtggaagtcagaCAGTGCAAGGTTgggagagcaagagagatgaGGAGGGATTTGATAACCGTGGGAGTGTGCTTCCATCTGGGCAACAGGCACATTGTGAACTGAGGCGTTGCCTTGCAGGAGGTCAATTCCTTTGGTCAGCTGGTCAGCATGTCACGCCTCTCTGCATTGATGACGTCccgcaatttctgcagcagagaaaCAACATAATAtaccctttgccagaaaatctatCATCACTGCTCCACGCTGGTTCCAAAAGACTGGGCATCACCTTGCCTGCAAAGGGTTGGACACAAGACTTCTTTGAAAGTGGTGAGTTATCatgggactgatagaataagtcctgtggtcgatttgtctgactaaaacccttcaaggcattgccttagcatggccgcagtcaattgactgaaacaagataaaagaatacatatatgtatgtatgtatgcatatattttatttattacactattgtctgacagcgcttcgcgtcgggttcCGTTCGAATTTTCGCTTCGTTCCGTCTCtatcctcccagtattgttttatatatatatatatatatatagtaaaatgaaggAACACctggaaaacaggaaaaaacacaaaacatgttGACATGCTCACCCCTCATCAGTTATCAGCTAAAAGTCATCACAATTTCAGTGCCTTTTCAATAACGTTGTTCAATTTGGTTTCAAGAGCAAAATGCTGTTGGGATAGAAatgagcaatacacacacacacatttcaggtGGTTTTCTGCTGCATCAAACTCTCCCTTGCAAGGAATCGGTAATGCCAAAATTACGGCAGGAAATGTTCTCCCAAGTCACCATGTTGTGATGTGATTACAATGGCTATCACAATTTtagtaaaagagagacagagatagagaaatcCCACTCACACAGATACCCTGATCCCCACCCCCACATGCACCTACATGGTTCGACAGTTTAGGATTTGTCGAGGCAGATAATCCTTAAATTAAatcctctttcatttgtttactcCATTAATTCacaatttttgtctgtttatcttttaaattttttattccattatttttttgattattatattttgttttgtttttttttattgtattttatattttacatctgaAGATTCAAGCTGCAGCTCCTTCAAAACTCATTTCTCCAATttcatgcctgtctgtctgtctgtctttctctcccctctgtctgtcttgtctgtctctctctctctctccctctctctctctctccatccggCTGTCTGTCTCCAAGACACCAATAAAATGCCTCTTCCAGTTGTCAACTTGATAAATTGGTTCTTCTACTTTTCATATTTGTCCCCTAGACCCCCTTCATGCTTTGACCCTAccattgttggtgttggttgggaAAGGGGTCACTAGGGAGGAGTAAGACAGAGTGGTGATAGCAGTGAATAgaaatcgtggtggtggtggtggtggcacttatagtagttgttgttgttcttcttcttacgTCCACAGTTCAGCCCCGGCTGAACAGATTTATAAACAAAGGTGGCAGGCATAGCTGCAAGGTTAAGAAGCTCACATTGTATgtaaccacatggcttcaggttcaatcccactgcagtgCACCCCACGCTGACCAAATGCTAGGCATCAATTCTTCCAGTgccttacattctgagatcaaatcccactgaggttggctttacttttcatccttttaggggccaataaaataagtaccagttgagcactgggggtcgatgtaatcgactagatccctccccaaaaatttcaggccttgtgcctattgtagaaaggattattattattattattattattgaaagcagtgagctggtagaatcattagacacTGGATGAAaggcttagtagtatttcacctgtcaatacgttctaagttcaaatcctaccaacgtcgactttgcctttcattcttctggccttgataaattaagtaccagttacgcactggggtcgatgtaatcgacttagccctgcccaaatttcaggccttgtgcctataatcaaaaggatgattattattattattatcattattattattattattattgaaggtggcCAGCTGGTAGGATCGTTAGCATGATGGACAAAATGGTTGGCGGTATTTCACCtgacgctacattctgagttcaaattctgccgaggtcgactttgcttttcatcctttcagggtcgataaagcaagtaccagttaaacgctaggggtcgatgtaatcgactcatctccacaagttacccttgtggcaaaagttattattattattattattattattatcatcatcatcatcattattattaccacgaccttcgaactttaggcctcactgaggaaatgaccagcgaccgagacctttggaaatattctgtacgtgagaagaccaggcaggacaagtgagcccagcccacttatgaatgcctttcctcccttggacacaaagacctgttgaggcaagcgaagtcgatatagaacctcatccgacgacaggcacccatgcttgcgaagacatgttggggcaagcgaaatcgaaatcgaagtcaaaatcgaattgaaccagccaggatccctggtctggtggtacgtaaaaagcactatccgactcgtggccgatgccagcgccgcctccactggcttctgtgccggtggcacgtaaaatacaccaatctgaccgtacgacaggcacccatgccaacccgcttgcttgcgaagacatgttggggcaagcgaaatcgaatcgaaccagccaggttccctggtctggtggtacgtaaaaagcactatccgactcgtggccaatgccagtgccgcctccactggcttccgtgctggtggcacgtaaaatacaccaatctgaccgtacaacaggcacccatgccaacccccttgcttgcgaagacatgttggggcaagcgaaatcgaaatcgaattgaaccagccaggatccctggtctagtggtacgtaaaaagcaccatccgacttgtggccgatgccagcaccgcctcgtctggcttccgtgccggtggcacataaaatacaccaatccgaccgtggccgttgccagcctcgcctggcacctgtgcaggtggcacgcaaaaagcacccactacactcacagagtggttggcgttaggaagggcatccagctgtagaaacactgccagataagactggagcctggtgcagccttctggcttcccagatccccggtcgaaccgtccaacccatgctagcatggagaacggacgttaaacgatgatgatgatgatgatgatgatgattattattaccattattattattattattattatcattatcatcatcatttcatcattattattattatcattattattatcattattaccattattattattattattattatcattattatgctgTTTCTGTATTTAAGCTACCTCTTGTACGAGATCGAGTCATGTCACCAGTTCTATTCCAACGATATCCTCTCGGCCATCACGGAGGCTGTACAGACGGCTTATGGAGACTACGGGAGGGCTGTCATCcagaaagtaacttatggtaagTACTCAgtctttctactctctctctctctctctctctctacacacacacacatgcacaggaacATGCTCACCTGAGCCACCAAGGGAGGGGTCTCTATGCCAAAGGTTCTCATCAGAGGTCCACAGAAGAATTGTCTGTTTGAGTCTGTGTGTTATAAATTGGTTGTGCTTCTGCAATTCatagaatatttttattcttttgtttgtttcagtcatttgactgtagtcatgctggagcaccgcctttagtcgaacaaatcgacccccaggacttattctttgtaagcctagtatttattctatcggcctcttttgctgaaccatcatcggctgttaagcgatgttgggtgggggcgggggacaaactcagatacacacacacatatatatatacacaacgggcttctttcagtttccattaaccaaatccactcataaggctttggtctgtccaaggctatagtagaagacacttgcccaaggtgccattgagtgggactgaacctggaaccaggtggttagtaaacaagccacttaccacacagccactcccgcacctatttaaacattttttttttatacagagtACCGCctcactggccctcgtgccggtggcacgtaaaagcacccactatgctctcggagtggttggcgttagaaatgTGGTAACAGAAGGCTTAAGAGTTAAATCTCTTtataacttttttattctttgaactcccccccccccccgcacttaaaatctttgttttgattttctttttttttcttttttgtttcttttagtcAAATATTTtgacagcaacaccaacaccataaTAATAGTGGTGCCGAGGAAACACTGTCTGATGGTTCAGTCTGCCGTCTGCTTCATCAAACTCATCAAGAACAAGGAGGCGTCTTTGCGATCCCTTCATGTTGGAGGTAAAATTTAGTCACTGCTCTTTCTTGCCTTTCGTCTTCTcagtttacttgtgtgtgtgagtatatgtgtgtgtgtgtgtgtgtgtgtgtatacgtattcttttatactttcatttgtttcaatcatctgactgcgaccatgctggggcaccgccttagagggttttggtcgaacaaattgacccatgGGATTATTTTTTGTAAccttactacttattctatcggtttcttttgctgaaccactaagcatTGTCAGGATgacaacatcacacacacagatattgggtcatcccataaataatgcagtttttttatacttcttttatctttcaaaactaagataaacaaagtccttttttaatctaaaatatactctccttcattttctacaatactcttccatctatctggtagacttgcaaaattcatttgtccatgatgaaaaatactcctccactactgttctgacctcgtctacagaattcatatttttgccatccaaatgattttgaagactgcagaataaaagataatcagatggggcaatgcctgccgaatatggtgggtggtgcatcgttttccattcaaactgctccagcctttggaatgtctctgcatgcaattagacttggaaagtttgcgAGGAACCCATCGACCCATTtttctgacttttccaatggcatgcaggtgttgatgctgtattactaccaccaccaccattaccattatctaagactaccaccagcaccaccaccactaccactattaacCACTGTttccataactaccaccaccaccaccatcattcctgtctatcactactactactactaccactacactgTCCTGATTACTCTCACTCCCctcacttctaccaccaccaccacccccacaagCCTTACAAGTACCACTATTACAACTACttatactatcaccaccactgttaGCACAATTACTACTACCATGACCACTTTCTCTatcgctactactaccaccaccaccactacaagtaCCACCAAAATCCTTACTaccactattacaactactatcaccaccgctgttagcacaactactactaccactaccatcactattactactaccaccatcaccactttctCTATCTTTACTACTACTGCCCATGCCACAACTGtcaccgccaccattaccaccactgttTGCAGGTTCAATTCCAGTGAAAGTCGTTTCGTATCTGTTTTTCCTCCAGGGACAATAAAATCTACAAAGAAGAGCCTGCTTGCTCAGCGTTACCAAGCGTTGCCTCGTGCGTTTCTGGAATGTAAGAACAAAGGTAAGTTGCTGAAGACTTGGCATTTGGGAtgtcttttatatatgttttcattaatgtcatcatcatcatcatcaccatcgtcatcatcatcatcatcaatatcatcttcatcatcttcatcacaccATCAGCTTGACACTGAGATATCTCCATTATCATAATTcaacgtcatcaccaccaccatcatcattgtcgtcatcataataataactttttctacaatagccacaaggcctgaaattttatggggaggggatgagttgattacatcgaccccagtgttcaactggtgcttatttcattgaccccgaaaagatgaaaggcaaagtcgaccttggcggaatttgaactcagaacatagcggcagacaaaataccgctaagcatttttcccagcatgttaacgattctgtcatctcgCTGCTTTTCACCAccttatatatgatgatgatgattataggaataataacatccttaaacaacccttattcagggacattttgagcaggatgggttacttgaccagaagaaaattctaactgggccctacctgcaaggtcatgcgctgtttatcttgatatgagatccccatgtcgcacacatatggttgtgatgcatgtgcctggtgtacctatgccctgatacagtaccaggcagtggctctcatggtttctgatcttaactgattggaagtgtcatcatgtacattgtttgtcttggtataaaagatgggctacagcaaatattctgctcaataccacagatttgcttgtcagttgcttgaccttaaccagttgagcatgtcccttggtggctgacgatatgtgcatctctgaccacgagcaggagtagtgggggagcatcatagccatgtgttgagagggattctttggggtttgaataattcacctctggaaacatgggtgtttcgtccaacatccttaaacaacctttattcagagacctttcgagtaggatgggttactcgacctgaagaaaattctaactgggccccacctgcaaggtcatgcgctgtttatcttgatatgagatcaccatgttgcgcacatatggttgtgatgcatgtacctggtgtacacATATCAGATGTATCggtgagcgaaatacctatttctttattacccacaaggtaatagaggggacaaacaaggacagacataggtattaagtcgattacatcgacaccagtgcgtaactggtacttaatttatcgaccccgaaaggatgaaaggcaaagtcgacctcggcggaatttgaactcacaacgttgcgccagatgaaataccgctaagcatttcgcccggcacgctaacgtttctgccagcttggcgagcgaaataccgctaagcatttcgccaggtgtgctaacgtttctgcctgctcactgcttctttcagtttctgtctagtaaatctactcacatggctttggtcatcGTGAGGTTACATTAGAGGACATCagctcaaggttccacacagcgggactgaacccagagccatttggttaagaagcaaacttcttaccacacagccacacctgcaatgGATAATGTTtgttctgtgatgtttttcttgtgattttcgttatttatttttttcttcttctttttttcctcttttcagaagagagggagaaagttcaGGCCTCGATCTTTGAGAGTTGTTCTGGAAAGCTTGAGTCCCAGATAGAAGCCAGCGCCTACAAGCACCGAAAGAAcactgtgaaaacaacaacaTGATCATGTGAGGCTCAGCCTGGCGACGAGGAGTCCCTGCTACACAGGTgattgacctgttagaaatagcagccagatttctgCCAACACAAACAACCTGCTGACTTGAAAATatggttggggtggggggacactGGACGGTGTACCTTATATgattgtatgagtttgtgtgtgtgtgtggttttaaaaTTGTTATAACTTTCATTGTATTGTGTGtacaggcttttttttttttttttgtatactaaGAAGGAATGGatgaagaatatttttatgtaaagcaTTGAGGGGTAGGCAAAAGTGTTGCCCCTCAGAAATGTACTTCCTTGGGACCAGTTCTTTCCTTAAATCAACCAGCCATGGATGATGGTATCCATTCGGTACATCGTTCTCAATATAACTGCAAAGACAGTCtacatcctcatcttcatcatcatctcaaaTAATTTCACCATCGAAGGGCAtctagcagtagaaactctgccagatcaagattggagcctggtgcagccatctggttcgccagtcctcagtcaaatcgtccaacccattctagcgtggaaa comes from the Octopus sinensis unplaced genomic scaffold, ASM634580v1 Contig18005, whole genome shotgun sequence genome and includes:
- the LOC115231267 gene encoding ribonuclease P/MRP protein subunit POP5 translates to MRFKKRYLLYEIESCHQFYSNDILSAITEAVQTAYGDYGRAVIQKVTYVKYFDSNTNTIIIVVPRKHCLMVQSAVCFIKLIKNKEASLRSLHVGGTIKSTKKSLLAQRYQALPRAFLECKNKEEREKVQASIFESCSGKLESQIEASAYKHRKNTVKTTT